A genomic stretch from Candidatus Melainabacteria bacterium includes:
- a CDS encoding alpha/beta hydrolase, which produces MILIHGTGSGAEMWKPQVDMLVQRGYRCFVPDLRGHGLTHDPGEHTDIEVHIEDVLETFKDLDIEFPCIFIGHSLGAIISLTLAERQPELFQQVFAVGMPGRVLPPISMAFRLFLNSPYEKLRGTALHEAMSWRPKTMISTHRNALTQIVNNFGQLDYVSRALDVKCPVHFAVGRWDPVAPHYFVEKMHRALPGSTLHVFEWAGHNMMDQYPQQFNDWLSRYLRDHRKSETHTRA; this is translated from the coding sequence GTGATTCTCATTCACGGCACCGGATCTGGTGCTGAGATGTGGAAGCCGCAAGTGGACATGCTGGTGCAAAGGGGATACCGCTGTTTCGTTCCTGATTTGCGTGGTCACGGATTGACCCATGACCCGGGTGAACATACTGACATTGAAGTACATATTGAGGACGTTCTTGAAACGTTTAAGGACTTAGATATTGAGTTTCCCTGTATTTTTATAGGGCATTCGCTGGGCGCAATTATTTCATTGACGCTGGCGGAGCGCCAGCCTGAGCTGTTTCAGCAGGTATTTGCCGTAGGGATGCCCGGTCGAGTATTGCCACCAATATCGATGGCATTCAGGCTGTTTCTGAATTCGCCGTACGAAAAATTGCGCGGCACAGCATTGCATGAAGCTATGTCATGGCGCCCTAAAACTATGATCAGCACTCACCGTAACGCACTCACTCAAATCGTGAACAATTTCGGTCAGCTCGACTATGTTTCCCGCGCATTAGACGTCAAATGCCCCGTGCACTTTGCCGTGGGTCGGTGGGATCCGGTTGCACCCCACTATTTCGTTGAAAAAATGCATCGTGCGCTTCCGGGCTCGACATTGCACGTTTTCGAATGGGCTGGTCACAACATGATGGACCAGTATCCACAACAGTTTAACGACTGGCTTTCGCGCTACTTAAGGGACCACAGAAAATCCGAGACGCACACTAGAGCTTGA
- the aspS gene encoding aspartate--tRNA(Asn) ligase, with the protein MQTVEIQSQQIQLHVGERVELKGHAQAVRDLGNLMFITVRDRTGCVQVVLDDKALISKASGISAETAVVIKGAVVQSPQKNAPVEVRADSIELLSGPTEVPPVEISKQSKMDTLSLTAMLDYRPLTLRSPKVRAVFKVQAAIGRAFANFLTSEDFVEIHSPKIVSTGTEGGANLFKLDYFGKQAFLAQSPQFYKQMMVGAFERVFEIGPVYRAEEHDTTRHLNEYISLDFEMGFIESEQDLIAMQIRLMQHIFAHVEETCAAELAMFGATVPRFSTIPQLKLHEAQELLRNKLNWKPSADTTDLDPEGERLLCQYFAEKENSDLLYLTHYPRSVRPFYAMPTAEGLSHSFDLLYKGLEVTTGGQRLHRADELIESMQSRGLEPENFADYLQCFRYGMPPHGGLAIGLERLTKQLLGLPTVKLAVLFPRDRNRLTP; encoded by the coding sequence ATGCAAACAGTAGAAATTCAAAGTCAACAAATACAGCTGCACGTTGGTGAAAGAGTCGAACTAAAAGGGCACGCACAGGCGGTTCGAGACCTGGGCAACCTGATGTTCATCACCGTGCGCGACCGCACGGGCTGTGTTCAAGTTGTGCTTGATGACAAAGCATTGATTTCAAAAGCAAGCGGCATTTCTGCAGAAACCGCCGTCGTAATCAAAGGCGCCGTCGTTCAATCGCCTCAGAAGAATGCACCAGTCGAGGTTCGCGCTGACTCGATCGAGTTGCTCTCAGGACCGACAGAAGTGCCGCCGGTGGAAATTTCCAAACAATCGAAAATGGATACCTTGTCTCTAACAGCGATGTTGGACTACCGTCCTCTGACCCTGCGAAGTCCTAAAGTACGCGCCGTCTTCAAGGTGCAAGCGGCAATAGGGCGAGCCTTCGCGAACTTCCTGACCAGCGAGGATTTCGTTGAAATTCACTCGCCGAAAATTGTTTCAACAGGAACCGAGGGTGGTGCCAACTTGTTTAAGCTGGACTATTTCGGCAAACAAGCATTTCTTGCGCAAAGTCCCCAATTCTACAAACAGATGATGGTGGGCGCCTTTGAGCGAGTGTTTGAAATTGGTCCGGTCTATCGTGCCGAAGAACACGACACAACCAGGCATCTCAACGAGTACATCAGCCTGGACTTCGAGATGGGATTCATCGAGAGCGAACAAGACCTGATTGCCATGCAAATCAGGCTGATGCAGCACATCTTCGCTCATGTAGAAGAAACGTGCGCTGCCGAATTAGCGATGTTTGGCGCGACGGTGCCCAGATTTTCAACTATCCCTCAACTGAAATTGCATGAAGCACAGGAGCTTCTGCGGAATAAGTTGAATTGGAAACCGAGCGCCGATACGACCGACCTCGACCCTGAAGGTGAGCGACTCTTGTGCCAATACTTCGCAGAGAAGGAGAATTCGGATCTCTTGTATTTGACGCACTACCCTCGCAGCGTACGTCCGTTTTACGCCATGCCGACGGCAGAAGGTCTGAGCCACAGCTTCGACTTGCTCTACAAAGGACTGGAGGTAACAACGGGCGGGCAGCGCCTGCACAGAGCCGACGAACTGATCGAGTCTATGCAATCGCGTGGACTGGAGCCGGAGAATTTCGCCGATTACTTGCAATGCTTCCGCTACGGCATGCCACCACATGGCGGTCTTGCGATCGGACTGGAACGGCTGACCAAGCAGCTTCTCGGGCTACCGACAGTTAAGTTGGCGGTCCTCTTTCCGAGAGACAGAAATCGACTAACGCCGTAA
- a CDS encoding MBOAT family protein has protein sequence MLFNSLKYAIFLPIVVALFWASPQKWRVPILLIASYIFYMSWRPAFIVLIIALTVVNYLLANAIWKSENRKKFWLTVSVVLNLATLAFFKYAYFFDDLAASCLAPLGITVSKLPFDIILPLGISFFVFEFIHYCTDVYRGNEPIKSFFAFALFASFFPTQIAGPIKRFQDFIPQFMSPAKFCLQHFDDGIALILLGLFKKVLIADNLAFFVQGGFAHPELFHGLDLWIFTYAFAFQIYFDFSGYTDIARGSAMLFGYKVPINFNLPYLATSIAEFWHRWHISLSTWLRDYLFIPLGGSRCSKWMNARNLVITMTLGGLWHGAAMHFLLWGLFHGLLLVAHKEFSTFRESVKAVSAAFDTGLGKAFSMLLTFHTVCIGWVLFRAEDIASCGQILEKLFFIDALKAHASPLAMSLPAINYPLIYPAIYFVLPILAIAHILMGKIDKTNLVENSPKLVKAAWCVAMILLIVIFSPDKSPRFIYFQF, from the coding sequence ATGCTTTTTAACTCACTGAAGTACGCGATATTTTTGCCAATCGTAGTGGCGCTGTTCTGGGCAAGTCCTCAGAAGTGGCGCGTGCCGATTTTGCTCATCGCCAGTTACATCTTCTACATGAGCTGGCGCCCGGCATTCATCGTACTGATCATCGCGCTTACGGTAGTGAATTACCTGCTGGCAAATGCCATCTGGAAAAGTGAAAACAGAAAAAAATTCTGGCTCACCGTTTCAGTCGTTCTTAATCTTGCAACGCTGGCTTTCTTCAAATATGCATATTTCTTCGACGACCTGGCAGCCAGCTGCCTGGCGCCGCTTGGTATAACGGTTAGCAAGCTACCGTTTGATATCATCTTGCCCCTCGGCATCTCCTTTTTCGTCTTTGAATTCATTCACTACTGCACTGACGTCTATAGAGGCAATGAACCAATCAAATCGTTCTTTGCCTTTGCACTTTTCGCCAGCTTCTTTCCAACTCAGATCGCCGGTCCCATCAAACGCTTCCAGGACTTCATTCCGCAGTTCATGTCACCTGCGAAATTTTGCCTTCAGCATTTCGATGATGGAATTGCCCTGATTCTGCTGGGACTGTTTAAGAAGGTTTTGATCGCCGACAATCTAGCCTTCTTTGTTCAGGGCGGGTTCGCCCATCCAGAACTGTTCCACGGGCTCGATCTGTGGATTTTTACCTATGCATTTGCCTTCCAGATCTACTTCGATTTCTCCGGCTACACAGACATCGCCCGCGGTTCAGCGATGCTGTTCGGATACAAGGTGCCAATCAACTTCAACCTGCCGTATCTGGCGACGAGTATCGCCGAATTCTGGCACCGCTGGCACATTTCACTCTCAACATGGCTGAGAGACTACCTGTTCATTCCACTGGGCGGTTCCCGTTGTTCTAAATGGATGAACGCGCGTAATCTAGTAATCACCATGACGCTCGGCGGACTCTGGCACGGTGCGGCGATGCACTTTCTCTTGTGGGGTCTTTTTCACGGCCTTCTGCTGGTTGCCCACAAAGAGTTCTCAACTTTCAGAGAATCCGTCAAAGCAGTTTCCGCGGCCTTCGATACCGGGCTGGGCAAAGCATTTTCAATGCTTCTGACTTTCCATACAGTATGCATCGGCTGGGTTCTCTTCCGTGCTGAAGATATTGCAAGCTGCGGACAAATTCTCGAGAAACTCTTCTTCATCGATGCACTGAAGGCGCACGCCTCACCGCTTGCTATGAGTCTTCCAGCAATCAACTATCCGCTCATTTATCCGGCCATTTATTTCGTGCTTCCGATTCTGGCCATAGCCCACATACTTATGGGCAAAATCGATAAAACCAATCTGGTCGAAAACTCGCCCAAGCTAGTCAAAGCAGCATGGTGTGTAGCGATGATCTTACTCATCGTGATCTTTTCGCCAGACAAATCTCCTCGCTTTATTTACTTCCAGTTCTAG
- a CDS encoding rhodanese-like domain-containing protein, protein MSVTLTKETTEAAVKFFEAKLAYEQGPVGLNHLIQNKEKVQVIDLRTPELFKKGHVPTAVNVQYDELEAYLPKLNKDVNTIVYCYDITCHLSAKAALLLAQKGYRVQELVGGFNSFAEKGFEVEGKAEASTCSSTKNSCG, encoded by the coding sequence ATGTCTGTCACATTGACAAAAGAAACAACCGAAGCCGCCGTCAAATTTTTTGAAGCAAAACTGGCTTATGAACAGGGTCCGGTTGGATTGAATCATCTGATCCAGAACAAAGAGAAGGTACAAGTCATCGACTTGCGCACACCAGAGCTGTTTAAGAAAGGTCATGTTCCAACAGCTGTAAACGTACAATACGACGAACTCGAAGCATATTTGCCCAAACTCAACAAAGACGTAAATACCATCGTCTACTGCTATGACATCACCTGCCACCTCTCTGCAAAAGCAGCTCTATTGCTCGCTCAGAAAGGATACAGAGTGCAAGAACTGGTTGGCGGATTCAATTCATTCGCCGAAAAAGGTTTTGAAGTAGAAGGCAAGGCTGAGGCTTCAACCTGTTCATCAACAAAGAACTCCTGCGGCTAA
- a CDS encoding 2,4-dienoyl-CoA reductase: MKEREFANQVAIVTGGGTGLGKEMSLKLAREGAKVVIASRSMEHLQSTANAIAAEGGTVLAVPTDVRDHSQVETLVKTTVEKFGRIDILINNAAGNFLVPSEKLTPNGWNAVVRIVLDGTWFCSSLAGKQMIEQKSGCILNIIATYAMTGSPGVVHSASAKAGVLAMTRTLAAEWGHYGIRVNALAPGAMVTEGASKNLMFDNEQAQKVIEKNVPLGRLATVDEIADLALFLCSSKAGYITGDVMTADGGAWMKSKSFLDMLNGG, from the coding sequence GTGAAAGAAAGAGAATTTGCCAACCAGGTCGCAATCGTCACCGGCGGCGGCACAGGTCTTGGCAAAGAAATGTCTCTTAAACTGGCAAGGGAAGGCGCGAAAGTCGTTATTGCCAGCCGCAGTATGGAACATCTACAATCCACAGCCAATGCCATTGCTGCTGAGGGCGGAACTGTTCTGGCAGTGCCCACCGATGTGAGAGACCATAGTCAAGTTGAAACACTCGTCAAAACAACTGTCGAAAAGTTTGGGCGGATTGACATTCTAATTAACAACGCAGCTGGAAATTTTCTGGTACCTTCCGAAAAACTGACGCCAAACGGCTGGAATGCCGTGGTGAGAATCGTTCTCGATGGCACCTGGTTTTGCAGCAGCTTAGCCGGCAAACAGATGATTGAGCAAAAAAGCGGCTGCATCCTCAACATCATTGCTACCTATGCCATGACGGGATCACCAGGCGTGGTGCATTCTGCGTCTGCAAAAGCTGGTGTATTGGCGATGACACGCACGCTTGCCGCAGAATGGGGACACTACGGAATCCGCGTCAACGCACTGGCTCCGGGAGCTATGGTGACTGAGGGAGCGTCCAAAAATCTGATGTTCGACAACGAGCAAGCACAGAAAGTGATCGAGAAGAATGTTCCGCTGGGACGGCTGGCAACGGTAGACGAAATTGCCGACCTCGCTTTGTTTTTGTGTTCATCGAAAGCTGGCTACATTACAGGCGATGTAATGACGGCAGATGGCGGAGCCTGGATGAAAAGCAAGAGTTTTCTGGATATGCTAAACGGGGGATAG
- a CDS encoding RNA polymerase sigma factor RpoD/SigA, giving the protein MKSRARAAKIDDHSEQEFTVVEGVSDEEFEEESSDLQEEKSSAFELLSSDDVLDNERPVLAHRSVEEDSVRIYLKEISRHKLLNGREEIELARAVQAGDAIARRKLIQANLRLVVSIAKRYRNHGLSFQDLVQEGSLGLIRAVEKFDPEKGNKFSTYATWWIRQAVTRALANKSRTIRVPVHMNEAITKLKRSATALAQELGRFPTPEELSEASGLSKDKISLAFDSAKLPLSLDSACSDDSDGTLADIIEDADAPMPDEATAARLLSRHLHDVLNELTDREKEVIQFRYGLNNDRSLSLEELGRQLNMSREQVRQIEIKAMQKLRRTCQAHLREFLH; this is encoded by the coding sequence ATGAAATCGAGAGCAAGAGCGGCAAAAATAGATGATCACAGTGAGCAGGAGTTCACTGTCGTAGAAGGCGTGAGCGACGAAGAGTTCGAAGAAGAATCATCCGATCTTCAAGAAGAAAAATCATCTGCATTTGAACTTTTATCGTCAGATGACGTATTAGATAATGAGCGCCCAGTTTTAGCGCACCGTTCTGTAGAGGAGGATTCGGTCAGGATATATCTAAAGGAGATATCTCGGCACAAGCTGCTCAACGGTCGTGAAGAAATTGAGCTGGCCAGAGCAGTGCAGGCTGGAGATGCGATCGCGCGACGCAAGCTTATACAGGCAAACCTGCGCCTGGTTGTGAGTATTGCAAAAAGATATCGAAACCATGGTTTGAGCTTCCAAGATCTGGTTCAGGAAGGAAGCTTGGGTCTGATTCGTGCTGTTGAAAAATTCGATCCGGAAAAGGGCAACAAATTCTCCACCTACGCAACATGGTGGATCAGACAAGCTGTCACTCGGGCACTGGCAAATAAATCTCGAACCATTCGAGTGCCGGTGCATATGAATGAAGCAATTACAAAATTGAAGCGATCAGCTACTGCCTTAGCGCAGGAGTTGGGGCGCTTTCCGACGCCGGAAGAATTATCTGAAGCATCAGGTTTGTCGAAAGACAAAATTTCGCTCGCTTTCGATTCAGCAAAATTGCCGTTGTCGCTCGACTCTGCTTGCAGCGACGACTCTGATGGCACGCTCGCTGACATCATCGAAGATGCTGATGCACCGATGCCTGATGAAGCCACAGCTGCAAGGCTCTTGAGCAGGCACTTGCATGATGTGTTGAACGAATTGACAGACCGCGAAAAAGAAGTAATTCAGTTTCGATATGGGCTCAACAATGATCGCTCCCTCAGCCTGGAAGAGCTGGGTCGTCAATTGAACATGAGCCGTGAGCAAGTCAGACAGATTGAAATCAAAGCAATGCAAAAGTTGCGACGAACCTGTCAGGCTCATTTGCGCGAATTTCTGCACTAA
- a CDS encoding Crp/Fnr family transcriptional regulator — translation MKTAPKLFSLRQSEIFESFNPVELGRLLGILEEQDLPKHHVIFSPGVASDAIYFIEKGRVRLTRLSAEGKTVILALLGPGDLIGEAAWEAGEHDSYAETLEDSRIYQISREAFQTLIRENPEFGLRLIQIIGMRLKQAQARIEDLVFRQVPSRVARLLVSLAESHGRVTPNGIKVEFPLTHQEIADLVGSSRVTVTQILNRFRTSNWIEMESKRVTIHNLDALEDMIRHP, via the coding sequence ATGAAAACTGCTCCAAAGCTCTTTAGCTTGAGGCAAAGCGAGATTTTTGAGTCCTTTAACCCGGTCGAGTTGGGTCGCTTGCTAGGCATCCTGGAAGAGCAAGACCTGCCCAAGCATCATGTGATCTTTTCTCCCGGTGTCGCCTCTGATGCCATCTACTTTATTGAAAAGGGGCGAGTGCGTCTGACTCGCCTGTCAGCTGAAGGCAAAACAGTTATTCTGGCCCTGCTCGGACCCGGTGACTTGATTGGTGAAGCCGCATGGGAAGCCGGTGAGCATGACAGCTACGCTGAGACGCTTGAAGACTCACGCATTTATCAGATCAGCCGGGAAGCATTCCAGACTTTGATTCGTGAAAATCCGGAATTTGGTTTGCGCCTGATTCAGATTATCGGCATGCGATTGAAACAGGCACAGGCTCGCATTGAAGACCTGGTTTTCAGGCAAGTACCCAGTCGCGTGGCGCGTCTGCTTGTGAGCCTGGCAGAGAGTCACGGCAGGGTTACTCCCAACGGCATAAAAGTAGAATTCCCTTTGACGCACCAGGAGATAGCAGACCTGGTTGGATCATCGAGGGTCACAGTTACTCAGATTTTGAACAGGTTTCGAACCAGTAATTGGATCGAGATGGAGTCCAAGCGCGTGACAATTCACAACCTTGATGCTCTTGAAGACATGATTCGGCATCCGTAA
- the recA gene encoding recombinase RecA, giving the protein MISPERSKALGLALDSIKKAYGDGSIMRLGDSRQAGIETVPTGALSLDVALGVGGLPRGRIIEIYGPESSGKTTLAQHVAAEVQKLGGIAAIVDAEHAMDPEYARALGVNVDELLISQPDTGEQALEITEQLVRSGAVDLVIVDSVAALVPKAEIEGEMGDSLPGLQARLMSQALRKLTAVVSKTNTIVIFINQLRQKIGVMYGNPETTTGGNALKFYASVRLDIRKIETLKKDSTEYGNRVKVKIVKNKVAPPFRIAEFDIIYGRGISTSGCVLDMATELEIVKKSGAWFSYKDERIGQGRETTRNFLEANPAMLAEIDAKVRAALSAKNPPSSGKAKAEAKDDADAE; this is encoded by the coding sequence GTGATATCACCAGAACGAAGCAAAGCACTCGGATTAGCACTTGATTCGATCAAAAAGGCTTATGGAGACGGCTCCATCATGCGCCTGGGCGATTCAAGACAGGCTGGCATCGAGACTGTACCGACAGGCGCGCTGTCACTGGACGTCGCTCTTGGTGTCGGCGGTCTGCCGCGCGGCAGAATCATCGAAATCTACGGACCGGAGTCTTCAGGTAAGACGACTCTCGCCCAACACGTTGCTGCTGAAGTGCAGAAACTGGGCGGCATCGCAGCTATAGTCGACGCCGAACACGCGATGGATCCCGAATATGCCAGAGCACTTGGAGTCAATGTTGACGAGCTTCTGATCTCGCAACCTGACACCGGCGAGCAAGCGCTCGAAATCACCGAACAGCTGGTTCGTTCAGGCGCAGTTGATCTCGTTATCGTTGACTCAGTTGCGGCACTGGTGCCGAAAGCTGAAATCGAAGGCGAAATGGGCGACAGCTTGCCTGGTCTGCAAGCTCGTTTGATGAGTCAGGCGTTGCGCAAACTGACAGCCGTAGTCAGCAAAACAAACACAATCGTCATCTTCATCAATCAGCTAAGACAAAAAATCGGTGTCATGTATGGAAATCCAGAAACTACCACCGGTGGAAACGCTCTTAAATTCTACGCTTCAGTTCGTCTCGATATTCGCAAGATCGAAACGCTGAAGAAAGACAGCACCGAATATGGTAACCGCGTTAAAGTCAAAATCGTCAAAAACAAAGTGGCACCACCATTTAGAATTGCCGAATTCGACATTATTTACGGACGCGGCATCAGCACCTCCGGCTGCGTACTCGACATGGCTACCGAGCTTGAAATCGTCAAGAAATCAGGCGCCTGGTTCAGCTACAAAGACGAGCGCATCGGACAGGGACGCGAAACTACTCGCAACTTCCTGGAAGCAAACCCAGCCATGCTGGCCGAAATCGATGCGAAAGTTAGAGCCGCTCTGTCAGCGAAGAATCCTCCCAGCTCCGGAAAAGCAAAAGCCGAAGCGAAAGACGACGCTGACGCTGAATAA
- the lnt gene encoding apolipoprotein N-acyltransferase: MIKPPFEPNILLLLAACGLVLGLSAPGFGQWYLAWFGLVPLLLAATSSKGLWQALLRGFSFGLSYNLTYLNWFLNLQPLDWLNFNGWQGWLLAGTAWAFVATIQGVIVAVFAAVISKLPLTGSIIPTRLENSWRLPALITVPVVWVLITFFLGNAHDLLGVPWSMLEYSQYKQLPLIQIASIIGGVGLGCLIALSNTTIASYIATSSEKFKGSSLKAKDKRTAIIHIVALAAILLGTIAYGFQRLSAANAEETLTVSVLQGNINIEMERTKHRYSLDELLIRYARMLEQCPQGLIVWTENALPAYLIDQVGAVADLAGFAKRHQCDMVIGAMYHDHDHTPFNSAYGITSSGELVNEVYSKRYLVPFGEYTPASVRNLPEWILRLTNTPAGGGFGSGKTAVALPLACGQVAPLICFETLSPELCASSVRKGGQLLVNISDLAWFHRSMIGEQMIAFSVFRAVENRRSFVFGANTGPSAIIDQNGRIKELSGQEKDLVLTGKVTLSTELTPFTHWFIF; the protein is encoded by the coding sequence ATGATCAAGCCGCCGTTCGAACCAAATATTCTTCTGCTCCTGGCCGCCTGCGGGCTAGTTTTAGGACTGTCCGCGCCGGGGTTTGGACAGTGGTATCTGGCATGGTTCGGTCTTGTGCCACTACTTCTAGCAGCCACATCCAGCAAAGGACTGTGGCAGGCGCTCTTGCGTGGATTCAGCTTCGGTCTTAGCTACAACCTCACCTACCTGAACTGGTTTCTCAACTTGCAGCCGCTTGACTGGCTTAACTTCAACGGCTGGCAAGGTTGGCTGCTAGCCGGCACCGCCTGGGCATTTGTGGCGACGATACAGGGGGTCATAGTCGCAGTCTTCGCTGCGGTAATCAGCAAACTACCGTTGACTGGAAGTATCATCCCCACCAGGCTGGAAAATTCCTGGCGTCTGCCGGCACTAATTACGGTGCCGGTGGTCTGGGTGTTGATCACTTTCTTCCTCGGTAATGCGCACGATCTGCTGGGGGTGCCATGGTCGATGCTCGAGTATTCCCAGTACAAACAGCTGCCTCTCATTCAGATTGCAAGCATCATAGGCGGTGTCGGGTTGGGATGTCTGATTGCCTTGAGCAACACAACGATTGCATCGTACATTGCCACCAGTAGCGAGAAGTTCAAGGGCAGTTCGCTCAAAGCAAAAGATAAGCGCACCGCCATCATTCACATTGTCGCTCTAGCGGCCATTCTGCTTGGCACCATCGCCTACGGCTTTCAAAGGCTTTCCGCGGCCAACGCAGAAGAAACTCTCACCGTCTCGGTTTTGCAGGGCAACATCAACATTGAGATGGAGCGCACTAAGCATCGATACAGCTTAGACGAACTGCTGATTCGCTATGCAAGAATGCTTGAGCAATGCCCTCAGGGTTTGATCGTATGGACAGAAAACGCCCTGCCCGCTTATCTCATCGATCAGGTCGGCGCTGTCGCTGACCTGGCTGGGTTCGCTAAACGGCACCAGTGCGACATGGTAATAGGAGCCATGTACCATGACCACGATCACACACCCTTCAATTCCGCCTATGGTATTACAAGCAGTGGCGAGCTGGTCAACGAAGTTTACAGCAAGCGCTATCTGGTGCCATTTGGAGAATACACTCCCGCCTCAGTTCGCAACCTGCCTGAATGGATATTGCGCTTAACAAACACTCCAGCAGGCGGCGGTTTCGGTTCAGGCAAGACGGCTGTAGCTCTGCCGTTAGCATGCGGACAGGTGGCCCCCTTGATATGTTTCGAAACGTTATCACCAGAACTGTGTGCCTCAAGCGTCAGAAAAGGCGGACAGCTACTCGTCAATATCAGCGACCTGGCGTGGTTTCATCGATCGATGATCGGCGAGCAAATGATCGCCTTTTCAGTTTTCAGGGCAGTCGAGAACAGACGCAGCTTTGTTTTTGGAGCCAATACGGGACCCTCTGCTATCATTGACCAGAACGGCAGGATAAAAGAGCTGTCGGGACAGGAAAAAGATCTGGTCCTTACTGGAAAGGTAACCCTTTCGACTGAGCTGACCCCTTTTACTCACTGGTTCATCTTTTAA
- a CDS encoding NAD-dependent epimerase/dehydratase family protein codes for MILLLGATGLLGGQVLRRLVDKKYPTKLFIRGSSDWKDASIQNLRHRGVDISVADVTDKEAVLSSLVDCTAIINIVGSMRPSKNVDLQDLHVNAVQNLVNASQRRGVQRFIHVSCLGASSTAASTYFNTKWQSEKIVKEAEHYWTVFRPSYMFGERFPFLDVLMPLIKFRMCMPVLGSGMNQIQPVCVDNVADCIVDSIYRKDCAGQTYDLGGPVTYSMMQFMEKVRAELGIGGPTFNVPTPTVAKASAALTRLVPGSAINEDVVKLIMANSFTDSNALETSFSAKPIALDQCFERIMDTY; via the coding sequence ATGATACTTCTGCTTGGTGCTACTGGCTTGCTCGGCGGCCAGGTGTTGAGGCGTCTGGTCGATAAGAAGTATCCGACCAAGCTTTTTATTCGCGGTTCAAGTGATTGGAAAGACGCATCTATACAAAACCTCCGTCATCGCGGCGTGGATATTTCAGTGGCCGACGTTACTGATAAAGAAGCCGTTCTCTCGTCGTTGGTCGATTGCACTGCCATCATCAACATCGTTGGTTCGATGCGCCCGAGCAAAAATGTTGATTTGCAGGATCTGCATGTCAATGCTGTGCAGAATCTCGTTAACGCTTCGCAGCGACGCGGGGTGCAGCGCTTCATTCATGTCAGCTGTCTGGGTGCGTCAAGCACTGCTGCCAGCACTTACTTCAATACTAAGTGGCAATCAGAGAAGATTGTTAAAGAGGCTGAGCATTACTGGACGGTGTTTCGACCTTCTTACATGTTCGGTGAGAGGTTTCCGTTTCTTGATGTACTGATGCCGCTGATAAAATTTCGCATGTGCATGCCGGTTCTGGGTAGTGGGATGAACCAGATTCAGCCTGTCTGTGTCGACAACGTTGCCGACTGTATTGTCGACAGCATCTATCGAAAAGATTGCGCCGGGCAGACGTACGATCTTGGTGGGCCGGTAACTTACAGCATGATGCAATTTATGGAAAAGGTGAGAGCTGAGCTTGGCATCGGAGGCCCCACCTTTAACGTACCGACACCCACGGTTGCCAAAGCATCGGCGGCTCTAACCAGGCTTGTGCCTGGTTCTGCTATCAATGAGGACGTTGTAAAACTGATCATGGCCAATTCTTTTACTGACAGCAATGCCCTCGAGACGAGCTTTTCCGCAAAACCGATTGCTCTCGATCAGTGTTTCGAACGGATTATGGATACGTATTAA